TTGCAGTTACGAGTTTCATGTTTGTTTTCCTTCGGCTTATTTCACCAGTAAGGTTTTATGTTCAAATTTCATGCCAAGATTTCTAAGGTCGGGGGAAATTAGAAAAATTAACATGATGTTTCTTTATACCCCATTTTATACTTATAACCAGTTGGATTCTGCAAAAATGAAATATTTTTTATGTAGATTAGGAGGAGTTGCTGACACTTCATCTATATGGGGGAAGACATATATTTTTTAGTTGATATGAGGCCTACCCAGGCCGTTCAGTCATTTTCAATCGGTGACTCACAACGGTAGAATAACCGCTACTACAAGAGTGCTGATCGAATCTGCCTATATTTTATCTGAAATACTAGGGTCTCTATTCTGGCAGTGATACACTGTTGCCTCATTTCCATGAGGATGAATCGGACCATGATTGAAACCCTGTTACAAGCGATTTTGCAACAAGTCGAACAGCCTAAAAAAGACTTGGAACACAACCTGCGTGCCTTATTAAATGAAACCGTGACCAAGATGGATCTGGTCTCTAAAGAAGAGATCGAGCGCCAGCGCACTGCTTTGCAGCATGCCAATCAGCGTTTAAATGAGCTGTTAAAACAGGTTGATGCCCTGGAAGAGAAAATTTCCAACAAAAAATAAGCACCACATCAGTGCACAAAAGACGCCAAACTTATAAAAATAATGCACTCAATTGGAACAACAATATGTCTTTTGCCAAAATTTATACGCGGGGCTTATTCGGCCTACATGCCCCTTTAATTGAAGTCGAAGTTCATGTCAGTTCCGGCATGCCTTCTCTCACCATTGTAGGCCTACCTGAAGCCGCTGTCAGAGAAAGTAAGGATCGGGTACGTTCAGCCATTCTCAATAGTGGTTTTCAGTTCCCGACCAAACGCCTGACCATTAATCTTGCCCCTGCGGATCTGCCCAAGGATGGTTCACGTCTGGACCTGCCGATTGCACTAGGTATTTTAGTGGCTTCGGGCCAGCTTCCTGAAAACTGTACCGATCATCTGGAGTTTATTGGCGAACTGGCACTGGATGGACAATTACGTTCTGTCACGGGCATTTTAAGTATCGCGATTGCCTGTCAGCAGGCACAGCATCAACTGATTTTACCAAGCAGCAATGCTCAGGAAGCCTGTCAGCTGCCCGATATTCAGGTCTTTGCTGCTCATCATCTGAAAGACGTCTGTGAACATCTGGCACAAACCCACCTGCTTCCTCCATTTACCACTCCCCCTCCCGATCAGCATGCTGCTTATAAATTTGATCTGGCGGATGTGAAAGGCCAGTTAAGACCACGTCGGGCGCTGGAAATTGCTGCAGCGGGTGGCCATTCCCTTCTGTTCCGTGGGCCGCCCGGTACTGGTAAGACTTTGCTGGCATCACGGCTAGCCAGTATTTTGCCACCACTCAATAGCCAGGAAAATCTTGAAGTGGCCAGTATCTACTCGATTGCCAATACCAGCCATCCGTTTGGACAACGGCCATTTCGTGCTCCTCATCATACTGCTTCTGCGATTGCCTTGGTTGGCGGAGGTTCACATCCTAAACCGGGGGAAATTACCCTGGCACATTTAGGTATACTATTTCTGGATGAATTACCTGAATTTGACCGCAAAGTCTTAGAAGTATTACGCCAACCACTGGAATCCAAAGAAATCATAATTTCACGGGCTTCCCGGCAAATCACTTTTCCGGCCAATTTTCAGCTCATTGCAGCGATGAATCCGTGCCCATGTGGCTATGCTTTTCATCAGGACAGTCGCTGCCAATGTTCACCGGACAGTATCAAGCGTTATCAGAACCGGATTTCAGGCCCGCTGCTAGACCGTATTGATCTGCATATTGATGTGCCTCCTTTACAGGCACACGAATTACAAAATACGCAAGCCGCGGAAAATTCCGAATCGGTAAGACAGCGGGTGATTGCCGCCTATGAATTACAGATTCAGCGACAAAGTGCCCTGAATATGAGTTTAACTCCTCAGCAACTGGAGCAGTATGCGACTTTGGATCAAACTACCCAAAAGATGCTCGAACTGGCCCAGAAGAAATTAAATCTGTCAGCACGCGGCTATCATCGGGTCTTACGGGTTGCTCGCACTATTGCTGATTTAAATCAAAGTGAAACCATTCAAGGTCAGCACCTGTCAGAAGCGTTATCGTATCGCGGCCAGCATCAGCCCTGAATCAAAAAAGGCGACCGATTGTCGCCTTGATACACCTCTGGCTTTCTGTGCTTTAAAAACTGTAGCCCAGAGTAAATACTACTTTATTCTTCTGTTTTTCATCAAAGCGGTCATAACCGCCCAGTATATAATTCATACTGGCGCTCAGCCCTGTCTTGTCAAACTTTTTACTCAAACCGATGTCAAAATGACGAAAGCCAAAATGTTCAGCTGTACCTTCAAGATCACCTGATTTTTCGTAAGCATACAGCCCCAATGCGGTATCCAGATTAAAATCCTGCGCTAATGGATGGCGATAAGTCGCTTTAACATAGGTATCACCTGCATTGCCCCAGGTCAGGTCCTCAAGCAAGGTTTGCACAGTCAGACCGAAGTCTTGATAAGTCCAACCCAATAAACTTTCAAAACCATTGGCAGCGCTGGTATCAATATCATAGTAGTAATAATAGGTCAGACCAAGTGTATAGCCCCAGTCTTGATTCACTGCACGATTGATCCCAAGATAAAGATTATTTTCAAAAGCATTCGGCAAGTTATCGCCATAATCCAGCGTAGAACCCCACCAGCCTGCATACACACCTGAGGCATGCTGATAATTCAGCCCAGCCTGGAGAGTTGCATTTTTATTTTCAGGTGTATTGGTGATACCGCGCAGGTTGTAGCTGGAAAGTATACTGATATTACCGGAAACCCTATGTTCAGCTGACGGTTCTTCCGCCAGACTCCAGCCAGAAACAGCACTGCCTAATCCAACCACCAATGTTTTTAACATGAATTTCATTCTTACCCCCAAATGCCTCAAGACGTACTTATGCTGATGTAGTGGACTCCAGTTAGGCGATGCAAGAGCTATGCCAATCAGCAGGGTAAAAAGCACAGTCGAATCAAATCAGTTTTTATTTTTTTTAATAATAAATGCAGTTTCAAAACGGATAAGAAGCCAGTAAATCCACACATGCTCTTATTCTGCGAAGATTTTTAAATCGTTTTTTTAAAGTCTATTTGACTTTCACTAGTATTTTTACTGAAGAATAGGCGCACATGGTTGCAGAGTTAAATCTTTATCAATTGTTTACTATTCAAGCAAGCAAAACCTGACATGTAATGACTTTTCAGTCAAAACACGGCCTTATTAAATCATTCCTCTTATCAACAGCCAGCTAAATTAAAATTTAAATTAATGTTTTTATTGAGTTTTATCTAAAAATTCATGTCATTCTAGCGGATCTTATATAATTTTCACTAAAGCTTAAAGTTATAAACTTTAGTAGAAAATATTAAATAAAAATGACACTTTTTTAGCTAATCTTATACAATTCCTAAAATTTCCATTCACTTTGTATAAGGCTCTCTCCCCAAATGCAACAGAAAAAAAAATTAGCATTGGCAGTTTTAATTCAATCTGCCCTAGTCTCAACCGCATTTGCCAGTGAGCAAAGCGAATCTAAAGGTTTTGTTGAAGATGCAGAAGGTTCTGTCCTGTTCCGTACGGGTTATTTAACCCGCGATAAAAAAAATAGGGTGGCAGATACCAGTTCATTTGCGCAAACTGCAATTGTTAAACTGGACTCGGGCTTCACGCAAGGAACTGTCGGTTTCGGTGTGGGCATTATCGGAGATGCCTCTTTCAAACTGGGTGAAAACGGACATACTGGAAATGATATGATCCCTACCCACCCTCAAGCTAATCCGGATGGTACTCAAGATGCTTACGACCACTGGGCTCGTGGCGGCGCATATTTAAAAGCTCGCGTATCGAATACTACAGCAACTTATGGTACTCAAGTTCTGGACTTACCTGTACTTGCAAGCAATACTGCGCGTTTAGTGCCTGAGTACTACACGGGTGTATTGGTAGAAAGTAATGAAATTGAAAATTTAAGCTTAACTGCAGGTAAGTTTACAGAAAACCTGCTTTCAGACCAGATCAATTCTGATGGTGCAGAGCTGGATCGTGCTGTGGTATGGGGTGCGAAATACCAATTCAATAACAATTTAAATGCGTCTTACTACGGTACAGATATTAAAGATCGCCTGGACCGCCATTATATAAATGCCAATTACACCAAGGCCTTAGCGGATAAAAGCTCCTTAACTTATGAAGTCAGTGGCTATCATACGCAGTGGGATCGTGAAGCCAATGACAAGCTTTATTCATATATAGGCTCAGCAGAAGATAAATATAAAAACTCGATCTGGGCAGTTTCCACTACCTACAATACCGGTCCACATAATGTTATGGTGGCTTACCAACAGAACTTTGGTAACACTGGCTATGACTATGGTTTAGGGACAGGTGTAGGCGATGGCAAACAGAGTATTTACCTGCCTAACTCCTACCTGTCAGACTTCATTGGGAATGATGAAAAATCAGTTCAACTACAGTACACCTTTGATTTTGGTGCTGTAAATGTACCTGGCCTGTCTTGGACCTCTGCTTTTGTTTATGGCTGGGATATTAAAGCCAATAAAGCTGAGCATGCAATTCCAGATGATACAAACTCAGCAGTTATTGCACGCACTCTGACTAACAGTAATGCTCACGAGCGCGAATTCTTTAACCAGGTGAAATACACTGTTCAGTCTGGTTTTGCCAAAGATGCAAGCTTACGTCTTCGTCATTCTTACTATCGTGCAAGCGATGCCTATGAGACCACTTACATCGGTGATACCAACGAATGGCGTATCTGGTTAGACATTCCTGTGAAACTATTCTAAGTTGCTCGAATCTCAAGCCATAAAAAAACCTGCACATTGTGCAGGTTTTTTAATTTAAGCTTTAAGATTTAAAGACCTAAACTAACAAGAAAATCTATTATTTATTGGCTTCTGCATAAGCTGCAATTGAATCCAGTACTTCTTGTTTTGCAACATCCGCACCTTCCCAACCGCTCAGTTTTACCCATTTTCCTGGCTCTAAATCTTTATAGTGCTGGAAGAAATGCTCGATTTGGCTAATCAATAGCGGAGGAAGATCGGTATATTCTTGAACATCTTTATAAATTGGAGTCAGTTTGTCATGTGGAACTGCAACCAGTTTCGCATCAATACCGCCATCATCTTCCATATTCAATTTACCGACTGGACGGCAACGAATCACAGAGCCTGGCTCAACCGGATGTGGAGTAACAACCAGCACGTCTAATGGGTCACCATCCAGGGATAATGTATTCGGTACATAACCGTAGTTTGCTGGGTAGAACATTGCTGTACCCATAAAACGGTCAACAAATAACGCGTCAGAATCTTTATCGATTTCATATTTGATCGGTGCTGCATTGGCAGGAATTTCGATAATCACATAGATGTCGTTTGGCGCATCTTTACCTGCTGGGATATTGCTGTAGCTCATAGCGTCACTCTTTAACAAGTTATATCTTTGAAAAAATCGCCACAATTATAACGGTTTTTGCAGATTTTTTTTGGTTTTAGCCGAGGGAACTGCAAATATGTTGACCCATTCCGGATTTAGTTAGACGATCTTGATAATTAATAGCAATAAAGTAATCGGGCACAGGACCGACAGCAGCCAGACGATAGACCTTAAAGTCGCCCAGTTGGCCAAATAGCAGATTCCGTACAATACACGAAACACCAGATAGGCAATGCCGAAAGTCATCACCAGTTTTTGTGAGATGACCATATATTCAGCTAATAAAATTGCAGCAATAAATAAAGGTAAACTTTCAAAGCTGTTTTGCTGGGCAGCATGGGCCCGACTGGCCAGTCCTGTCGCTTTGTCTAAAAATGCTCTTGGATTCTGATTGTCTTTGGCACTAAAACCAGCAGATTTTTTGGCGATAAAGGTAAAAACATAAGGTAAAAGGCAGGCGGCCAAAATGAGATAGATAATCCCACTAATGCTGTACATCGTTTTTTCTCTTACAGGCTTTTATCGCTATCATAACATGGCATTTAGTGAATAAATTTTGTTAAATAGGGTGTTTTTATAAATATTGAAGGCTTCACGATGGTTGCACCTGATCAAAATGAAATGTTTGAGGTTCTCGAGAAACAGCGTCAACATCAACGTCAAGTGGATCGTGTCTTAAAGATTGTCCTGCCGATTGTGGCTTTTTTACTGACGGTCATTTGTGCCAATATGAATGTCTGGTCTACCCTGTTCACTTTTGTTGTGTTATGGGTCGGCTTTTATGCGGTCGGAATCAAGCGCTTACCGCTCTGGCACTGGATCATCGCCCTGCTGGTCTATTGTTTGCTGGATAATATTCTCAGCTATGGTGAATTTCACCAGAAAGGCTTTACCCGTCAGTTTGGGGCCATGTTTATTTTTCTGGGAATTGTCGGTGTAGGCCGGCCCTATTTTGATCGCTGGTTAATGAAATAACTCATCAAAAAAAAGCGCCCTGAGGCGCTTTTTTCTTGTATAACTTAACTTGGCTGAGTTAAGCAGTTTTACGTAGATCTTTGCGCAGGATTTTGCCGACGTTGGATTTCGGTAATTCATCCATAAACTCGACATAACGTGGACGCTTATAACCAGTCAGATTTTCTTTAGCATATGCCAAGATTTCTTCAGTCGTTAAAGACGGATCTTTTTTCACCACAAACAGTTTTGGCACTTCACCCGATTTTTCATCAGGCACACCAATAGCAGCCACTTCCAGAACTTTTGGATGCTTGGCAACCACCTCTTCAATTTCTGAAGGATAGACGTTAAAACCGGATACCAGAATCATGTCTTTCTTACGGTCGACAATCTTCACATAACCACGTGAATCCATCACACCTATATCACCAGTGCGGAAGTAGCCATTCACCATAACTTTGGCTGTTTCATCTGGACGGTTCCAGTAACCTTTCATCACCTGAGGACCACGGATCGAAATCTCACCCTGCTCGCCGATTGGCACTTCGTTGCCGGCATCATCCAGCATGGCTACGTCAGTTGATGGTAATGGAATACCAATCGTGCCGCTAAATTCTTCAGAGGCTGGCGGGTTTGCAGTCGCCACCGGAGACGTCTCCGACAGGCCATATCCTTCAATGATATTGGTACCGGTTACTTTTTTCCATGCTTCTGCCGTTGATGGCAGAACTGCCATACCACCGCCCATGGCCATCTTCAGACGGCTATGATCCAGCTGCTTGAATTCTTCATTATTCACCAGCGCATTAAACAGGGTATTAACTGCCGGGAAGAAAGTTGGCTGGTATTTACGCAATTCTTTCATCACTGCCGGCAGGTCACGCGGGTTTGGAATCAGGACATTCGCCTGACCTTTATACATACCATATAGCGCACAAACCATGAAGGCAAAGATATGATAGAGTGGCAACGCACAGAAAATACGGTCATCTGGCTGACCATCCTGCGCACCAAATTTACTCTGGAAAATTCCATCACACTGCAACATGTTGGCCACCAGGTTGCGATGGGTCAGTTCTGCCCCTTTAGACACCCCTGTGGTACCCCCGGTATATTGCAGCACTGCGGTATCATTGAGAGTCAATTCAGGACGTTTATAATTGTTCGGACTGACCTTGTTGATTGCTGTGTTGAACTTCACATGCCCAGGAATATTCCAGGCTGGAATCTGCTTACGCACCGAACGTAACACAAAGTTGACCAGCGTACCTTTTAAGGTACCCAGCATGTCACCCACAGAAGCAACAACCACATGCTTGACTGGAGTCTTACCAATAATGGCTTGATAAATAGATGCGAAGTTTTCAATAATTACCAGTACTTCAGAACCAGAGTCATTTAACTGATGTTCAAGTTCACGTGAAGTGTAAAGCGGATTCACATTCACCAGTACCAAACCAGCGCGGAATACCCCGAGTGCCACGACTGGATATTGCAGAACGTTTGGCATCATGACTGCCACACGTGTACCTTTTGCCAGCCCCAAGCTTTGTAGATAAGTTGCAAATTTACGGCTAGCTTCTTCCAGTTCATTGAAAGTCATCACTTTATCCATAAAGATAAAGGCATCACGTGAACCAAATTTCTGGAAGTTACGTTCAAAAATATCTATCAATGAAGTATTTTCTGCTGGTAATTCTACAGTTTCCGGAATCCCTGTTTTTTGGTATTCAGCGAACCAAATTTTTTCCATAATCCCAATCTCTCCAATCATAATCCTTAGAATTTCAACTGTTTTTTTCAATTCCGCCTGTCGTTTTTAGACTTGTATGTGTGCGGCCTTGCATCCATCTTGTCGAATCGTTGCTCATATATAACGTATTTTATAAGATGGATGCTAGTATTATCTTTGAATCAACAGTTTATTTGCTTTTTGATATCCACGCGGTAAAAGGTGTCCTTTTGCTCCCCGCTTGCCTATATACTTTTGCAAATCGTCCCCTTTTAATTTTAATTGCTGCTGTCCTGCAAAGACTTGAAGCATTTCATCCAGATTCAATATTGCCATGGATAAAACCTGATCCTTATCCTCGAGTTGTATCAGTTTATTACCTTTACCCTTGTTCAGTACAGGCAATTCTGACAACTCTACCAGCAGCAAACGGCCGGCAGAACTGAGCAGTGCAAGATAGGCTGCACTGTCAACTGACTGTAGGTTCATGATCTGCGCGCCTTCTGACAAATTCAGGAAAGCTTTGCCAGCTTTGGCATTGGTATC
The nucleotide sequence above comes from Acinetobacter sp. 10FS3-1. Encoded proteins:
- a CDS encoding accessory factor UbiK family protein, whose protein sequence is MIETLLQAILQQVEQPKKDLEHNLRALLNETVTKMDLVSKEEIERQRTALQHANQRLNELLKQVDALEEKISNKK
- a CDS encoding YifB family Mg chelatase-like AAA ATPase encodes the protein MSFAKIYTRGLFGLHAPLIEVEVHVSSGMPSLTIVGLPEAAVRESKDRVRSAILNSGFQFPTKRLTINLAPADLPKDGSRLDLPIALGILVASGQLPENCTDHLEFIGELALDGQLRSVTGILSIAIACQQAQHQLILPSSNAQEACQLPDIQVFAAHHLKDVCEHLAQTHLLPPFTTPPPDQHAAYKFDLADVKGQLRPRRALEIAAAGGHSLLFRGPPGTGKTLLASRLASILPPLNSQENLEVASIYSIANTSHPFGQRPFRAPHHTASAIALVGGGSHPKPGEITLAHLGILFLDELPEFDRKVLEVLRQPLESKEIIISRASRQITFPANFQLIAAMNPCPCGYAFHQDSRCQCSPDSIKRYQNRISGPLLDRIDLHIDVPPLQAHELQNTQAAENSESVRQRVIAAYELQIQRQSALNMSLTPQQLEQYATLDQTTQKMLELAQKKLNLSARGYHRVLRVARTIADLNQSETIQGQHLSEALSYRGQHQP
- a CDS encoding TorF family putative porin, encoding MKFMLKTLVVGLGSAVSGWSLAEEPSAEHRVSGNISILSSYNLRGITNTPENKNATLQAGLNYQHASGVYAGWWGSTLDYGDNLPNAFENNLYLGINRAVNQDWGYTLGLTYYYYYDIDTSAANGFESLLGWTYQDFGLTVQTLLEDLTWGNAGDTYVKATYRHPLAQDFNLDTALGLYAYEKSGDLEGTAEHFGFRHFDIGLSKKFDKTGLSASMNYILGGYDRFDEKQKNKVVFTLGYSF
- a CDS encoding OprD family outer membrane porin, whose protein sequence is MQQKKKLALAVLIQSALVSTAFASEQSESKGFVEDAEGSVLFRTGYLTRDKKNRVADTSSFAQTAIVKLDSGFTQGTVGFGVGIIGDASFKLGENGHTGNDMIPTHPQANPDGTQDAYDHWARGGAYLKARVSNTTATYGTQVLDLPVLASNTARLVPEYYTGVLVESNEIENLSLTAGKFTENLLSDQINSDGAELDRAVVWGAKYQFNNNLNASYYGTDIKDRLDRHYINANYTKALADKSSLTYEVSGYHTQWDREANDKLYSYIGSAEDKYKNSIWAVSTTYNTGPHNVMVAYQQNFGNTGYDYGLGTGVGDGKQSIYLPNSYLSDFIGNDEKSVQLQYTFDFGAVNVPGLSWTSAFVYGWDIKANKAEHAIPDDTNSAVIARTLTNSNAHEREFFNQVKYTVQSGFAKDASLRLRHSYYRASDAYETTYIGDTNEWRIWLDIPVKLF
- the ppa gene encoding inorganic diphosphatase gives rise to the protein MSYSNIPAGKDAPNDIYVIIEIPANAAPIKYEIDKDSDALFVDRFMGTAMFYPANYGYVPNTLSLDGDPLDVLVVTPHPVEPGSVIRCRPVGKLNMEDDGGIDAKLVAVPHDKLTPIYKDVQEYTDLPPLLISQIEHFFQHYKDLEPGKWVKLSGWEGADVAKQEVLDSIAAYAEANK
- a CDS encoding MAPEG family protein, producing MYSISGIIYLILAACLLPYVFTFIAKKSAGFSAKDNQNPRAFLDKATGLASRAHAAQQNSFESLPLFIAAILLAEYMVISQKLVMTFGIAYLVFRVLYGICYLANWATLRSIVWLLSVLCPITLLLLIIKIV
- a CDS encoding AMP-binding protein, translating into MEKIWFAEYQKTGIPETVELPAENTSLIDIFERNFQKFGSRDAFIFMDKVMTFNELEEASRKFATYLQSLGLAKGTRVAVMMPNVLQYPVVALGVFRAGLVLVNVNPLYTSRELEHQLNDSGSEVLVIIENFASIYQAIIGKTPVKHVVVASVGDMLGTLKGTLVNFVLRSVRKQIPAWNIPGHVKFNTAINKVSPNNYKRPELTLNDTAVLQYTGGTTGVSKGAELTHRNLVANMLQCDGIFQSKFGAQDGQPDDRIFCALPLYHIFAFMVCALYGMYKGQANVLIPNPRDLPAVMKELRKYQPTFFPAVNTLFNALVNNEEFKQLDHSRLKMAMGGGMAVLPSTAEAWKKVTGTNIIEGYGLSETSPVATANPPASEEFSGTIGIPLPSTDVAMLDDAGNEVPIGEQGEISIRGPQVMKGYWNRPDETAKVMVNGYFRTGDIGVMDSRGYVKIVDRKKDMILVSGFNVYPSEIEEVVAKHPKVLEVAAIGVPDEKSGEVPKLFVVKKDPSLTTEEILAYAKENLTGYKRPRYVEFMDELPKSNVGKILRKDLRKTA